A genomic segment from Maniola jurtina chromosome 9, ilManJurt1.1, whole genome shotgun sequence encodes:
- the LOC123868192 gene encoding protein LSM14 homolog B-like isoform X1 translates to MSSGMPELGSKISLISKADIRYEGRLFTVDPQECTIALASVRSFGTEDRETQYPVAPQSQVYDYILFRGSDIKDIQILKNVPSLPNDPAIVQMSVPPSLGSGGQGQYAGQYNHPVVGQTQYPQYHPMAGFPGSVHPQLNKTSELSPQTSVDLTHQPQPVTAPIGSGVVHHTNQVKDQGSMLDLIGGGSQQSTSRSGTPAAVGHRKSPTADQGTQAGSGASGSGQRDSRRTSTGSGNKAPGTQARARPTSRNRQRATSGSMPAQPHQNQNQNQHPHQNQHQNQHPHQNQHPHQNQHPHQNQHPQNQHQQQNQHPHQNQHPHHNHQPGERVEMQNYNRGGWRGRSRGRGRGFVPRSKNTLKFENDYDFEQANTEFEELRTQLAKAKISDGEVAKPEDATTENFPGEVDKKDDSGNETGAGEAELEDDGFMGYDKKKSFFDNISCEAVERSKGRSQRTDWRTERKLNSETFGVASARRGAWRPRATWRHPPAHHNPHMMPHHPMSYFPSWRPMRARGRGAANNNNMRRNNAAAPQPQPQPASAAVGDK, encoded by the exons ATGAGTTCTGGTATGCCCGAATTGGGCTCCAAGATAAGCCTAATATCGAAAGCTGATATCCGTTATGAAGGCCGACTCTTCACCGTCGATCCTCAGGAATGTACCATCGCTTTGGCTAGCG TGAGATCATTTGGCACTGAGGACCGTGAGACTCAGTATCCAGTGGCACCTCAGAGCCAAGTGTACGATTACATCTTATTCAGAGGCTCTGACATCAAGGATATTCAAATTCTCAAGAATGTACCTTCTTTGCCAAATGACCCGGCAATCGTGCAGATGTCAGTCCCGCCCTCGCTCGGCAGTGGGGGACAGGGGCAGTATGCGGGGCAATACAATCATCCAGTGGTGGGGCAAACTCAATACCCCCAGTATCACCCCATGGCTGGCTTTCCCGGAAGTGTGCACCCTCAACTCAACAAGACGAGTGAGTTATCCCCACAAACATCAGTGGACCTGACCCATCAGCCCCAACCTGTGACAGCACCGATTGGATCTGGAGTGGTACACCACACCAACCAAGTGAAAGACCAag GTTCAATGCTGGACTTGATTGGAGGAGGCTCTCAGCAGAGCACATCTCGTTCTGGCACTCCGGCTGCCGTGGGCCACAGGAAGAGCCCTACTGCTGACCAAGGCACTCAG GCTGGATCTGGTGCAAGTGGTTCGGGCCAACGCGACAGCCGTCGCACCAGTACCGGCAGCGGCAATAAGGCGCCGGGCACTCAAGCCCGCGCGCGGCCGACGTCCCGCAACCGTCAACGCGCGACCAGCGGCTCCATGCCGGCCCAGCCGCATCAGAACCAAAACCAGAACCAACACCCTCATCAGAATCAACACCAGAACCAGCACCCTCACCAGAATCAACACCCCCACCAGAACCAACACCCCCACCAGAATCAACACCCCCAGAACCAGCATCAACAGCAGAATCAGCATCCTCACCAGAATCAACACCCGCATCATAATCACCAGCCCGGTGAGCGTGTAGAAA TGCAAAACTACAATCGCGGAGGCTGGAGGGGACGCtcgcgcgggcgcgggcgcggcttCGTGCCTCGCAGCAAGAACACTCTGAAGTTTGAGAATGACTATGACTTCGAGCAGGCCAATACTGAGTTTGAGGAGCTGCGCACCCAACTCGCCAAGGCCAAGATATCCGACGGCGAAGTTGCTAAACCTGAG GATGCGACAACTGAAAATTTCCCGGGTGAAGTGGACAAGAAGGATGACTCTGGCAACGAGACGGGCGCAGGTGAAGCGGAACTAGAGGATGACGGCTTCATGGGATATGACAAGAAGAAGAGCTTCTTTGACAACATCTCTTGCGAGGCTGTGGAGAG GTCAAAGGGCCGCAGCCAGCGGACGGATTGGCGGACGGAGCGCAAGCTGAACTCGGAGACGTTCGGCGTGGCgtcggcgcggcgcggcgcgtgGCGTCCGCGCGCCACGTGGCGCCACCCGCCCGCGCACCACAACCCGCACATGATGCCGCACCACCC TATGTCTTACTTCCCCAGCTGGCGGCCGATGCGCGCGCGCGGGCGCGGCGCCGCCAACAACAACAACATGCGCCGCAACAACGCCGCCGCGCCGCAGCCGCAGCCGCAGCCCGCCTCAGCCGCAG TAGGAGATAAGTGA
- the LOC123868192 gene encoding protein LSM14 homolog B-B-like isoform X5, translating to MSSGMPELGSKISLISKADIRYEGRLFTVDPQECTIALASVRSFGTEDRETQYPVAPQSQVYDYILFRGSDIKDIQILKNVPSLPNDPAIVQMSVPPSLGSGGQGQYAGQYNHPVVGQTQYPQYHPMAGFPGSVHPQLNKTSSMLDLIGGGSQQSTSRSGTPAAVGHRKSPTADQGTQAGSGASGSGQRDSRRTSTGSGNKAPGTQARARPTSRNRQRATSGSMPAQPHQNQNQNQHPHQNQHQNQHPHQNQHPHQNQHPHQNQHPQNQHQQQNQHPHQNQHPHHNHQPGERVEMQNYNRGGWRGRSRGRGRGFVPRSKNTLKFENDYDFEQANTEFEELRTQLAKAKISDGEVAKPEDATTENFPGEVDKKDDSGNETGAGEAELEDDGFMGYDKKKSFFDNISCEAVERSKGRSQRTDWRTERKLNSETFGVASARRGAWRPRATWRHPPAHHNPHMMPHHPMSYFPSWRPMRARGRGAANNNNMRRNNAAAPQPQPQPASAAVGDK from the exons ATGAGTTCTGGTATGCCCGAATTGGGCTCCAAGATAAGCCTAATATCGAAAGCTGATATCCGTTATGAAGGCCGACTCTTCACCGTCGATCCTCAGGAATGTACCATCGCTTTGGCTAGCG TGAGATCATTTGGCACTGAGGACCGTGAGACTCAGTATCCAGTGGCACCTCAGAGCCAAGTGTACGATTACATCTTATTCAGAGGCTCTGACATCAAGGATATTCAAATTCTCAAGAATGTACCTTCTTTGCCAAATGACCCGGCAATCGTGCAGATGTCAGTCCCGCCCTCGCTCGGCAGTGGGGGACAGGGGCAGTATGCGGGGCAATACAATCATCCAGTGGTGGGGCAAACTCAATACCCCCAGTATCACCCCATGGCTGGCTTTCCCGGAAGTGTGCACCCTCAACTCAACAAGACGA GTTCAATGCTGGACTTGATTGGAGGAGGCTCTCAGCAGAGCACATCTCGTTCTGGCACTCCGGCTGCCGTGGGCCACAGGAAGAGCCCTACTGCTGACCAAGGCACTCAG GCTGGATCTGGTGCAAGTGGTTCGGGCCAACGCGACAGCCGTCGCACCAGTACCGGCAGCGGCAATAAGGCGCCGGGCACTCAAGCCCGCGCGCGGCCGACGTCCCGCAACCGTCAACGCGCGACCAGCGGCTCCATGCCGGCCCAGCCGCATCAGAACCAAAACCAGAACCAACACCCTCATCAGAATCAACACCAGAACCAGCACCCTCACCAGAATCAACACCCCCACCAGAACCAACACCCCCACCAGAATCAACACCCCCAGAACCAGCATCAACAGCAGAATCAGCATCCTCACCAGAATCAACACCCGCATCATAATCACCAGCCCGGTGAGCGTGTAGAAA TGCAAAACTACAATCGCGGAGGCTGGAGGGGACGCtcgcgcgggcgcgggcgcggcttCGTGCCTCGCAGCAAGAACACTCTGAAGTTTGAGAATGACTATGACTTCGAGCAGGCCAATACTGAGTTTGAGGAGCTGCGCACCCAACTCGCCAAGGCCAAGATATCCGACGGCGAAGTTGCTAAACCTGAG GATGCGACAACTGAAAATTTCCCGGGTGAAGTGGACAAGAAGGATGACTCTGGCAACGAGACGGGCGCAGGTGAAGCGGAACTAGAGGATGACGGCTTCATGGGATATGACAAGAAGAAGAGCTTCTTTGACAACATCTCTTGCGAGGCTGTGGAGAG GTCAAAGGGCCGCAGCCAGCGGACGGATTGGCGGACGGAGCGCAAGCTGAACTCGGAGACGTTCGGCGTGGCgtcggcgcggcgcggcgcgtgGCGTCCGCGCGCCACGTGGCGCCACCCGCCCGCGCACCACAACCCGCACATGATGCCGCACCACCC TATGTCTTACTTCCCCAGCTGGCGGCCGATGCGCGCGCGCGGGCGCGGCGCCGCCAACAACAACAACATGCGCCGCAACAACGCCGCCGCGCCGCAGCCGCAGCCGCAGCCCGCCTCAGCCGCAG TAGGAGATAAGTGA
- the LOC123868192 gene encoding protein LSM14 homolog B-like isoform X2 produces the protein MSSGMPELGSKISLISKADIRYEGRLFTVDPQECTIALASVRSFGTEDRETQYPVAPQSQVYDYILFRGSDIKDIQILKNVPSLPNDPAIVQMSVPPSLGSGGQGQYAGQYNHPVVGQTQYPQYHPMAGFPGSVHPQLNKTSELSPQTSVDLTHQPQPVTAPIGSGVVHHTNQVKDQGSMLDLIGGGSQQSTSRSGTPAAVGHRKSPTADQGTQAGSGASGSGQRDSRRTSTGSGNKAPGTQARARPTSRNRQRATSGSMPAQPHQNQNQNQHPHQNQHQNQHPHQNQHPHQNQHPHQNQHPQNQHQQQNQHPHQNQHPHHNHQPGERVEMQNYNRGGWRGRSRGRGRGFVPRSKNTLKFENDYDFEQANTEFEELRTQLAKAKISDGEVAKPEDATTENFPGEVDKKDDSGNETGAGEAELEDDGFMGYDKKKSFFDNISCEAVERSKGRSQRTDWRTERKLNSETFGVASARRGAWRPRATWRHPPAHHNPHMMPHHPMSYFPSWRPMRARGRGAANNNNMRRNNAAAPQPQPQPASAAGDK, from the exons ATGAGTTCTGGTATGCCCGAATTGGGCTCCAAGATAAGCCTAATATCGAAAGCTGATATCCGTTATGAAGGCCGACTCTTCACCGTCGATCCTCAGGAATGTACCATCGCTTTGGCTAGCG TGAGATCATTTGGCACTGAGGACCGTGAGACTCAGTATCCAGTGGCACCTCAGAGCCAAGTGTACGATTACATCTTATTCAGAGGCTCTGACATCAAGGATATTCAAATTCTCAAGAATGTACCTTCTTTGCCAAATGACCCGGCAATCGTGCAGATGTCAGTCCCGCCCTCGCTCGGCAGTGGGGGACAGGGGCAGTATGCGGGGCAATACAATCATCCAGTGGTGGGGCAAACTCAATACCCCCAGTATCACCCCATGGCTGGCTTTCCCGGAAGTGTGCACCCTCAACTCAACAAGACGAGTGAGTTATCCCCACAAACATCAGTGGACCTGACCCATCAGCCCCAACCTGTGACAGCACCGATTGGATCTGGAGTGGTACACCACACCAACCAAGTGAAAGACCAag GTTCAATGCTGGACTTGATTGGAGGAGGCTCTCAGCAGAGCACATCTCGTTCTGGCACTCCGGCTGCCGTGGGCCACAGGAAGAGCCCTACTGCTGACCAAGGCACTCAG GCTGGATCTGGTGCAAGTGGTTCGGGCCAACGCGACAGCCGTCGCACCAGTACCGGCAGCGGCAATAAGGCGCCGGGCACTCAAGCCCGCGCGCGGCCGACGTCCCGCAACCGTCAACGCGCGACCAGCGGCTCCATGCCGGCCCAGCCGCATCAGAACCAAAACCAGAACCAACACCCTCATCAGAATCAACACCAGAACCAGCACCCTCACCAGAATCAACACCCCCACCAGAACCAACACCCCCACCAGAATCAACACCCCCAGAACCAGCATCAACAGCAGAATCAGCATCCTCACCAGAATCAACACCCGCATCATAATCACCAGCCCGGTGAGCGTGTAGAAA TGCAAAACTACAATCGCGGAGGCTGGAGGGGACGCtcgcgcgggcgcgggcgcggcttCGTGCCTCGCAGCAAGAACACTCTGAAGTTTGAGAATGACTATGACTTCGAGCAGGCCAATACTGAGTTTGAGGAGCTGCGCACCCAACTCGCCAAGGCCAAGATATCCGACGGCGAAGTTGCTAAACCTGAG GATGCGACAACTGAAAATTTCCCGGGTGAAGTGGACAAGAAGGATGACTCTGGCAACGAGACGGGCGCAGGTGAAGCGGAACTAGAGGATGACGGCTTCATGGGATATGACAAGAAGAAGAGCTTCTTTGACAACATCTCTTGCGAGGCTGTGGAGAG GTCAAAGGGCCGCAGCCAGCGGACGGATTGGCGGACGGAGCGCAAGCTGAACTCGGAGACGTTCGGCGTGGCgtcggcgcggcgcggcgcgtgGCGTCCGCGCGCCACGTGGCGCCACCCGCCCGCGCACCACAACCCGCACATGATGCCGCACCACCC TATGTCTTACTTCCCCAGCTGGCGGCCGATGCGCGCGCGCGGGCGCGGCGCCGCCAACAACAACAACATGCGCCGCAACAACGCCGCCGCGCCGCAGCCGCAGCCGCAGCCCGCCTCAGCCGCAG GAGATAAGTGA
- the LOC123868192 gene encoding protein LSM14 homolog B-like isoform X4, which yields MSSGMPELGSKISLISKADIRYEGRLFTVDPQECTIALASVRSFGTEDRETQYPVAPQSQVYDYILFRGSDIKDIQILKNVPSLPNDPAIVQMSVPPSLGSGGQGQYAGQYNHPVVGQTQYPQYHPMAGFPGSVHPQLNKTSELSPQTSVDLTHQPQPVTAPIGSGVVHHTNQVKDQGSMLDLIGGGSQQSTSRSGTPAAVGHRKSPTADQGTQAGSGASGSGQRDSRRTSTGSGNKAPGTQARARPTSRNRQRATSGSMPAQPHQNQNQNQHPHQNQHQNQHPHQNQHPHQNQHPHQNQHPQNQHQQQNQHPHQNQHPHHNHQPVQNYNRGGWRGRSRGRGRGFVPRSKNTLKFENDYDFEQANTEFEELRTQLAKAKISDGEVAKPEDATTENFPGEVDKKDDSGNETGAGEAELEDDGFMGYDKKKSFFDNISCEAVERSKGRSQRTDWRTERKLNSETFGVASARRGAWRPRATWRHPPAHHNPHMMPHHPMSYFPSWRPMRARGRGAANNNNMRRNNAAAPQPQPQPASAAVGDK from the exons ATGAGTTCTGGTATGCCCGAATTGGGCTCCAAGATAAGCCTAATATCGAAAGCTGATATCCGTTATGAAGGCCGACTCTTCACCGTCGATCCTCAGGAATGTACCATCGCTTTGGCTAGCG TGAGATCATTTGGCACTGAGGACCGTGAGACTCAGTATCCAGTGGCACCTCAGAGCCAAGTGTACGATTACATCTTATTCAGAGGCTCTGACATCAAGGATATTCAAATTCTCAAGAATGTACCTTCTTTGCCAAATGACCCGGCAATCGTGCAGATGTCAGTCCCGCCCTCGCTCGGCAGTGGGGGACAGGGGCAGTATGCGGGGCAATACAATCATCCAGTGGTGGGGCAAACTCAATACCCCCAGTATCACCCCATGGCTGGCTTTCCCGGAAGTGTGCACCCTCAACTCAACAAGACGAGTGAGTTATCCCCACAAACATCAGTGGACCTGACCCATCAGCCCCAACCTGTGACAGCACCGATTGGATCTGGAGTGGTACACCACACCAACCAAGTGAAAGACCAag GTTCAATGCTGGACTTGATTGGAGGAGGCTCTCAGCAGAGCACATCTCGTTCTGGCACTCCGGCTGCCGTGGGCCACAGGAAGAGCCCTACTGCTGACCAAGGCACTCAG GCTGGATCTGGTGCAAGTGGTTCGGGCCAACGCGACAGCCGTCGCACCAGTACCGGCAGCGGCAATAAGGCGCCGGGCACTCAAGCCCGCGCGCGGCCGACGTCCCGCAACCGTCAACGCGCGACCAGCGGCTCCATGCCGGCCCAGCCGCATCAGAACCAAAACCAGAACCAACACCCTCATCAGAATCAACACCAGAACCAGCACCCTCACCAGAATCAACACCCCCACCAGAACCAACACCCCCACCAGAATCAACACCCCCAGAACCAGCATCAACAGCAGAATCAGCATCCTCACCAGAATCAACACCCGCATCATAATCACCAGCCCG TGCAAAACTACAATCGCGGAGGCTGGAGGGGACGCtcgcgcgggcgcgggcgcggcttCGTGCCTCGCAGCAAGAACACTCTGAAGTTTGAGAATGACTATGACTTCGAGCAGGCCAATACTGAGTTTGAGGAGCTGCGCACCCAACTCGCCAAGGCCAAGATATCCGACGGCGAAGTTGCTAAACCTGAG GATGCGACAACTGAAAATTTCCCGGGTGAAGTGGACAAGAAGGATGACTCTGGCAACGAGACGGGCGCAGGTGAAGCGGAACTAGAGGATGACGGCTTCATGGGATATGACAAGAAGAAGAGCTTCTTTGACAACATCTCTTGCGAGGCTGTGGAGAG GTCAAAGGGCCGCAGCCAGCGGACGGATTGGCGGACGGAGCGCAAGCTGAACTCGGAGACGTTCGGCGTGGCgtcggcgcggcgcggcgcgtgGCGTCCGCGCGCCACGTGGCGCCACCCGCCCGCGCACCACAACCCGCACATGATGCCGCACCACCC TATGTCTTACTTCCCCAGCTGGCGGCCGATGCGCGCGCGCGGGCGCGGCGCCGCCAACAACAACAACATGCGCCGCAACAACGCCGCCGCGCCGCAGCCGCAGCCGCAGCCCGCCTCAGCCGCAG TAGGAGATAAGTGA
- the LOC123868192 gene encoding protein LSM14 homolog B-like isoform X3, with translation MSSGMPELGSKISLISKADIRYEGRLFTVDPQECTIALASVRSFGTEDRETQYPVAPQSQVYDYILFRGSDIKDIQILKNVPSLPNDPAIVQMSVPPSLGSGGQGQYAGQYNHPVVGQTQYPQYHPMAGFPGSVHPQLNKTSELSPQTSVDLTHQPQPVTAPIGSGVVHHTNQVKDQGSMLDLIGGGSQQSTSRSGTPAAVGHRKSPTADQGTQAGSGASGSGQRDSRRTSTGSGNKAPGTQARARPTSRNRQRATSGSMPAQPHQNQNQNQHPHQNQHQNQHPHQNQHPHQNQHPHQNQHPQNQHQQQNQHPHQNQHPHHNHQPGERVEMQNYNRGGWRGRSRGRGRGFVPRSKNTLKFENDYDFEQANTEFEELRTQLAKAKISDGEVAKPEDATTENFPGEVDKKDDSGNETGAGEAELEDDGFMGYDKKKSFFDNISCEAVERSKGRSQRTDWRTERKLNSETFGVASARRGAWRPRATWRHPPAHHNPHMMPHHPMSYFPSWRPMRARGRGAANNNNMRRNNAAAPQPQPQPASAAAK, from the exons ATGAGTTCTGGTATGCCCGAATTGGGCTCCAAGATAAGCCTAATATCGAAAGCTGATATCCGTTATGAAGGCCGACTCTTCACCGTCGATCCTCAGGAATGTACCATCGCTTTGGCTAGCG TGAGATCATTTGGCACTGAGGACCGTGAGACTCAGTATCCAGTGGCACCTCAGAGCCAAGTGTACGATTACATCTTATTCAGAGGCTCTGACATCAAGGATATTCAAATTCTCAAGAATGTACCTTCTTTGCCAAATGACCCGGCAATCGTGCAGATGTCAGTCCCGCCCTCGCTCGGCAGTGGGGGACAGGGGCAGTATGCGGGGCAATACAATCATCCAGTGGTGGGGCAAACTCAATACCCCCAGTATCACCCCATGGCTGGCTTTCCCGGAAGTGTGCACCCTCAACTCAACAAGACGAGTGAGTTATCCCCACAAACATCAGTGGACCTGACCCATCAGCCCCAACCTGTGACAGCACCGATTGGATCTGGAGTGGTACACCACACCAACCAAGTGAAAGACCAag GTTCAATGCTGGACTTGATTGGAGGAGGCTCTCAGCAGAGCACATCTCGTTCTGGCACTCCGGCTGCCGTGGGCCACAGGAAGAGCCCTACTGCTGACCAAGGCACTCAG GCTGGATCTGGTGCAAGTGGTTCGGGCCAACGCGACAGCCGTCGCACCAGTACCGGCAGCGGCAATAAGGCGCCGGGCACTCAAGCCCGCGCGCGGCCGACGTCCCGCAACCGTCAACGCGCGACCAGCGGCTCCATGCCGGCCCAGCCGCATCAGAACCAAAACCAGAACCAACACCCTCATCAGAATCAACACCAGAACCAGCACCCTCACCAGAATCAACACCCCCACCAGAACCAACACCCCCACCAGAATCAACACCCCCAGAACCAGCATCAACAGCAGAATCAGCATCCTCACCAGAATCAACACCCGCATCATAATCACCAGCCCGGTGAGCGTGTAGAAA TGCAAAACTACAATCGCGGAGGCTGGAGGGGACGCtcgcgcgggcgcgggcgcggcttCGTGCCTCGCAGCAAGAACACTCTGAAGTTTGAGAATGACTATGACTTCGAGCAGGCCAATACTGAGTTTGAGGAGCTGCGCACCCAACTCGCCAAGGCCAAGATATCCGACGGCGAAGTTGCTAAACCTGAG GATGCGACAACTGAAAATTTCCCGGGTGAAGTGGACAAGAAGGATGACTCTGGCAACGAGACGGGCGCAGGTGAAGCGGAACTAGAGGATGACGGCTTCATGGGATATGACAAGAAGAAGAGCTTCTTTGACAACATCTCTTGCGAGGCTGTGGAGAG GTCAAAGGGCCGCAGCCAGCGGACGGATTGGCGGACGGAGCGCAAGCTGAACTCGGAGACGTTCGGCGTGGCgtcggcgcggcgcggcgcgtgGCGTCCGCGCGCCACGTGGCGCCACCCGCCCGCGCACCACAACCCGCACATGATGCCGCACCACCC TATGTCTTACTTCCCCAGCTGGCGGCCGATGCGCGCGCGCGGGCGCGGCGCCGCCAACAACAACAACATGCGCCGCAACAACGCCGCCGCGCCGCAGCCGCAGCCGCAGCCCGCCTCAGCCGCAG CGAAGTAG
- the LOC123868188 gene encoding condensin complex subunit 2 — protein sequence MVENLITSTPNSLPRLSIGGSSATRRRSLIPQSRVANIRVEESNDDEAERSSLLASERAVATSTPHSPHRGRHSISSSPQKEHYQGCLKLYAENKINKDNAWNLQLIDFMTTMLRRHDQRMENLQTASTVLDATARIYSFRVDAVHYDVLKMAGGLSKAAQTKRGKKDDENVQDEGAADGAEAAAPKKKKKRSKGAVAANPDVFNGDFDANDCVDPFFERVAATAGDITSSNRAFNACLPIHDKTLALILRTDDQFLEPIKENIPEELSLSERIAVAMKLLPTFNTSDQICEPFSGFSISNWDPETEDTDRITNWVEENNRLNLSQQALAFDVNAEVEPIPQDEAHNDLFDDEPLGGIESEEEADVAVAACVARLPAAQPARLTDMRPSAPGHSRLEYSYCAAIVTAWAGPSHWRLKNNRASKLSERTQSTATGRFTVEGKKPARTKRQLDFMGAGLAFDARSNKVPDYEPTQPAKIMISRKTLATGHTWNEANYKTPIDRGLDESHFRKLFLRRNVVMTRERDEQPAKNNTEPLMVEENKDYDYNNENDASYCPNHVSEADEWCNEEGLAAGDLHEQAKSAELEEIGDMLEPPTKIAKIFIPYAMRAKKVDMKQLKHTTWRMLTGKTAEGHKEDITPTSFFSIYSRLPEKLSPNMRESLSVPLALLSVLHLANEKGLILEKRDDLKDFGIVGLIKH from the exons ATGGTGGAAAATCTTATAACATCAACACCGAATAGTTTGCCAAGGTTAAGCATTGGCGGGAGCAGTGCTACACGAAGGCGAAGTCTTATACCGCAAAGCCGAGTAGCTAATATCAGAGTTGAG gaaaGCAATGATGACGAGGCGGAGAGGTCTTCACTGCTGGCCTCGGAGCGTGCAGTGGCCACCTCTACCCCACACTCCCCGCACAGAGGGAGGCACTCAATATCCTCTTCTCCACAGAAAGAGCACTACCAGGGCTGCTTGAAGCTTTATGCGGAAAAT AAAATCAACAAAGACAATGCATGGAATCTCCAGCTCATAGACTTCATGACGACTATGCTTCGGCGCCACGACCAACGTATGGAGAACCTTCAGACCGCGTCCACAGTTCTGGACGCCACGGCGCGGATATACTCCTTCCGCGTTGACGCCGTGCACTATGACGTGCTGAAGATGGCGGGCGGCCTCAGCAAAGCGGCACAG ACGAAGCGAGGCAAGAAAGACGATGAGAATGTTCAAGACGAGGGCGCGGCGGACGGCGCGGAGGCGGCAGCTcccaaaaagaagaagaagcgATCCAAGGGAGCCGTCGCAGCCAACCCGGACGTGTTCAATGGGGACTTTGATGCCAACGACTGTGTGG ATCCATTCTTTGAACGCGTAGCGGCAACGGCAGGCGATATCACATCTTCCAACAGAGCGTTTAATGCATGCTTGCCTATACACGACAAGACATTAGCATTGATTTTAAG GACAGACGATCAATTCCTGGAGCCGATCAAAGAGAACATACCAGAAGAGTTGTCGCTCAGTGAGCGTATAGCCGTTGCTATGAAACTGTTACCGACCTTCAATACTAGTGACCAGATCTGCGAGCCTTTCTCAGGGTTCTCTATCAGCAACTGGGACCCGGAGACTGAGGACAC GGACCGCATCACAAACTGGGTGGAAGAGAACAACCGGCTGAACCTGTCGCAGCAGGCGCTGGCCTTCGACGTCAACGCTGAGGTGGAGCCCATCCCGCAGGACGAGGCTCACAACGATTTATTTG ATGATGAACCTCTAGGCGGCATCGAAAGCGAGGAAGAAGCTGACGTGGCCGTAGCGGCGTGCGTGGCGCGCTTGCCGGCCGCGCAGCCCGCCAGGCTGACGGACATGAGGCCGAGCGCGCCCGGACACTCGCGCCTAGAGTACAGCTACTGCGCCGCCATCGTCACCGCGTGGGCCGGCCCCTCGCACTGGCGGCTGAAGAATAACAGAG CGTCAAAATTATCAGAACGCACCCAATCAACAGCGACAGGTCGCTTCACCGTCGAAGGCAAGAAACCAGCGCGAACGAAAAGACAGCTCGACTTTATGGGCGCAGGCCTGGCCTTCGACGCACGCTCCAACAAAGTGCCAGACTACGAGCCCACGCAACCCGCCAAGATCATGATCAGCAGAAAAACCCTGGCTACGGGACACACTTGGAACGAGGCCAACTACAAAACTCCTATAGACAG AGGCTTAGACGAGTCACACTTCAGAAAGTTGTTCCTGCGTCGCAACGTGGTGATGACTCGCGAGCGAGACGAGCAGCCCGCCAAGAATAACACGGAACCGCTCATGGTAGAGGAAAACAAAGACTATGACTACAATAACGAGAACGACGCGTCGTACTGCCCTAACCACGTGTCG GAAGCGGACGAGTGGTGCAACGAGGAAGGCCTGGCGGCGGGTGACCTTCACGAGCAGGCCAAATCAGCGGAGCTGGAGGAAATAGGCGACATGTTGGAACCGCCAACTAAG ATTGCAAAAATCTTCATACCATACGCGATGCGGGCGAAAAAAGTCGACATGAAACAATTAAAACACACTACTTGGAGAATGCTTACCGGGAAAACTGCGGAGGGGCACAAGGAAGATATCACACCGACTTCGTTTTTCTCTATCTACTCCCGATTGCCGGAAAAACTTTCGCCAAACATGAGGGAATCTCTCAGTGTGCCATTGGCTTTATTGTCTGTACTCCATCTTGCCAATGAAAAAGGTCTTATTCTTGAAAAAAGGGATGACCTCAAAGATTTTGGTATTGTAGGTCTAATTAAACATTAG